From a single Rutidosis leptorrhynchoides isolate AG116_Rl617_1_P2 chromosome 5, CSIRO_AGI_Rlap_v1, whole genome shotgun sequence genomic region:
- the LOC139850398 gene encoding F-box/FBD/LRR-repeat protein At1g13570-like encodes MKNRRLRVDRLSTLPPNIIEKILCLVPIREAGRTCILSKIWRYTWTKIPKLVFDEDTFQVSDEDKFFYVIYQILLLHQGPILEFSLCISEPVDEDDTCVEVDPILRYLSRMNTVKKLRLGNLGRIPSYIFSLQQLTDLYLHQCCIQKQVTFNGFSSITTLTIDDTKVSKKTLVHLLSKCPLLQTFSLLRGHDQIHCVDDSGLVKLFECLPVIENLTFDLWCIKCVGEHKHPRELATSLYHLKYMCLYGVQFGGNFHYGMPFLALLLRASPNLEKIKLSTFTYTMGEETDSYVDEELDYSDIELKNLSELEIEEICYRKPELELVKFMLMKSPLLKTLKIIPNQLIREDEELEMLNIFRSCPRASPMVEISLHHVLDESDDDY; translated from the exons ATGAAAAATCGACGTTTGCGTGTAGATAGACTCAGCACCCTTCCTCCAAATATAATAGAAAAAATCCTATGTCTCGTACCTATTCGAGAGGCTGGAAGGACATGTATCCTCTCTAAAATATGGAGGTACACTTGGACTAAAATTCCAAAACTCGTGTTTGATGAGGATACTTTTCAAGTGTCTGATGAGGATAAATTTTTCTATGTTATATACCAAATTCTGCTACTGCATCAAGGTCCCATACTAGAGTTTTCGCTTTGCATATCTGAGCCTGTGGATGAGGATGACACCTGTGTTGAAGTGGACCCAATATTACGTTATCTGTCGAGAATGAATACCGTTAAGAAACTTCGTTTGGGTAATCTGGGTAGGATACCCTCATATATCTTTTCGTTGCAACAATTAACAGACCTATATCTTCATCAGTGTTGTATTCAGAAACAGGTTACATTCAATGGCTTTAGTAGCATTACTACTTTAACCATAGATGATACGAAAGTCTCTAAGAAAACACTTGTACATCTTCTATCCAAGTGTCCATTACTTCAAACATTTAGTCTG CTTCGAGGACATGATCAAATTCACTGTGTCGATGACTCCGGCCTTGTTAAGCTATTTGAGTGTTTACCCGTGATTGAAAATTTGACTTTTGATCTTTGGTGCATTAAG TGCGTTGGCGAACACAAGCATCCACGAGAGCTTGCAACCTCATTATATCACCTCAAATACATGTGCTTATACGGTGTTCAATTTGGCGGAAACTTTCACTATGGGATGCCTTTTCTTGCCCTTTTGTTAAGAGCTTCTCCTAACTTGGAGAAAATCAAGCTATCC ACCTTTACGTATACAATGGGTGAAGAGACAGACTCATATGTTGATGAAGAATTGGATTATTCAGATATTGAGTTGAAAAATCTGAGTGAGTTAGAGATTGAAGAAATTTGTTACAGGAAACCTGAGTTGGAGCTTGTGAAGTTTATGTTGATGAAGTCACCTCTGTTGAAGACGTTGAAGATAATCCCTAATCAATTGATTAGAGAGGATGAAGAATTGGagatgttaaacattttccgtagctgtCCACGCGCATCACCGATGGTGGAAATCAGTTTACATCATGTTTTGGACGAAAGTGATGACGACTACTAG